One window from the genome of Anopheles merus strain MAF chromosome 3R, AmerM5.1, whole genome shotgun sequence encodes:
- the LOC121597514 gene encoding uncharacterized protein LOC121597514, producing MKLLLIGVLALCLGQLQAGPVAVPAKKVPSADTRALFFAEFTHLLDGIAKEALASLSSLEQNAGKQIASVEEAIQDLEQLYNEKVLKEIERYDGALNELSSSVSPCFESVPQNIRDIVQGARGEAGQCGKQTLDRVRKIQENIEQHIKDGAEKVKQIVAIGQKCLQDNSWIGDQINCALQNAPVAVSIVEDIVKDAAELIGHTSREVSALAKDTEQCLAVAVQGAVGEFNDMLAQVVGCLDASQSGN from the exons ATGAAACTGCTTCTGATTGGAGTGCTGGCGCTTTGCCTTGGGCAG CTCCAAGCTGGCCCGGTAGCAGTTCCAGCGAAAAAAGTCCCTTCCGCGGACACACGCGCCCTATTCTTCGCCGAGTTCACCCATCTGCTCGACGGCATTGCAAAGGAGGCACTCGCAAGCCTTTCCTCGCTGGAGCAGAACGCCGGCAAACAGATCGCCTCGGTCGAAGAGGCCATCCAGGATCTGGAGCAGCTGTACAACGAGAAGGTGCTGAAGGAAATCGAGCGTTACGATGGTGCACTGAACGAGCTTAGCTCCAGCGTGTCGCCGTGCTTCGAGTCGGTCCCGCAGAACATTAGGGACATTGTGCAAGGTGCCCGTGGTGAGGCGGGACAGTGTGGCAAGCAAACGTTGGACCGTGTGCGTAAGATACAGGAAAACATTGAGCAACACATTAAAGATGGTGCGGAAAAGGTGAAGCAAATTGTGGCGATCGGGCAGAAGTGTCTGCAGGACAACTCCTGGATCGGGGATCAGATTAACTGTGCGCTGCAGAAT GCCCCCGTCGCGGTAAGCATTGTGGAGGACATCGTGAAGGATGCGGCCGAACTCATCGGCCACACGTCCCGCGAAGTGTCCGCACTGGCGAAAGACACCGAGCAGTGTCTGGCGGTGGCGGTACAGGGTGCGGTGGGCGAGTTTAACGACATGTTGGCCCAGGTCGTCGGCTGCTTGGATGCGAGTCAGAGCGGCAACTGA